DNA from Candidatus Acidulodesulfobacterium acidiphilum:
AGATAAAAATTTATTTTGCCTTCTCCGGAAAGAAAACCGGAAACCATTAAAACAACTTCCGAAGAAACAGGAATAGCGCACGACTCTAAAAACATTAAAAAAATAATTCCGGGGTAAAAAAGCCCTGCGGCCAACGCCCAGGAAAAAAATACCCCTATATAACCTTTATTTAAAGAGTTTAAATTCATACGCGTATTATAAATATTTATATTATTATTTATTTGAAGTTACCGTTTCGATAGATTCGTAAACGACTGAGCAAAGGGTTTCAAGGGTTTTTTCGTCTATAACTAACGGGGGCATTAAGACTATTACGTCGCCTAAAGGTCTTATGATGACGCCCTTCTCTCTTGCTTTTAAAATAACTTTATGCCCTATTCTTTCATGTTCGGCAAACGGCTCTTTGGTCTCTTTATCTTTAACTAATTCGATTCCCGCCATAAGTCCTATATTTCTTATGTCTCCGACGTGTTTAAGGTCATGAAACCGTTTCAAAAACTCGTTAAAACGTTTAAGAACCGGTTTCATTTTATTTAAAAGGTCGTTTTTTTTGAAAAGTTCGATAGATTTTACTGCACAGGCTGAAGCAAGCTGATTCCCTGTGTAAGTATGTCCGTGAAAGAATGTTTTATTGTCTTCGTGTTTTCCGAGAAACCCGTCGTAAATTTCCTGCGTAAACAAAGTAGCCGCCATAGGAAGATAGCCGCCGGTAATCCCTTTTGCCATACACATTGCGTCCGGCAAAACATTTTCATGGAATGCGGCGAACATTTTTCCCGTCCTGCCGAAACCTGTAGCGACTTCGTCCAATATCAGCAAAACTCCGTTATCTTTACATGCCCTTTCTATTTTTTTCAAATATCCTACAGGCATAGTTATCATCCCCGATGCACCCTGTATCATAGGCTCTATAATTAAAGCGCAGGACTGTTCCGCATGCACTTTGATTATCTTTTCGGCTTCTTTTGCGCAGTGCAAAGCGCAGTCCGGATATTGTAAACCGTAAGGGCATCTGTAGCAGTAGGGATAAGTTATTCTTATCGTATCAAACAACAGGGGTTTATATATGGAATGAAAAAGCCCTATTCCTCCTACCGAAACGCTTCCTATGGTATCTCCGTGATAAGCCGAGGTGGCGGCTATTATTTTTTTCTTGTCTTTATATTTAGGCCCTTTTTGCCTGAAGTACTGAAAAGCTACTTTAATGGCAATTTCAACGGAGGTCGAACCGGAGTCGGAATAAAAAACTTTTTTAAGATTTTTAGGCGCTATTTCTACAAGTTTTTCGGCAAGAATCGCCGACGGCACGTTTGCAAGCCCTAAAAGCGTGCTGTGCGCTATTTTATCTATCTGCTCTTTAAGCGCAGAATTAATTTCCGGATTATTGTGTCCGTGAACGTTTACCCATAAGGACGATACTCCGTCAATATACCTGTTTCCGTGAATATCGTAAAGGTAAACGCCCTCGCCTCTTTCGATTAAAAGGTTGCGTTCTTTTTCCCAATCCGCCATTTGCGTAAAAGGATGCCAGACAAATTCTCTGTCTATTTTTTCAATATCTGCGGCGTTTAAGTCCGCCTTTAAATTATCGTTAGCATTGCTCATAATCTATCTCATCCGTATATTTCTATATTGTTTGAATAAAGATACGTTATTTTTTTGCGCCCGAAATAAACGTCTATTTCCACTCTGTAAAAATCGGGCTTAGGCTCTGACTTATGTTCTTTTGAAAAATCGTTTATTTCATAAATCAGGTCGGTATTCTTCGACGAAAATATTTTTCCGCCGTTTCTAAATAAATTTATTTTATAAGGATTTTTCTTACCGTTAATGTCTATTCCCGCAAATATTATAACATTTTTTTTATCGTTTTTGTCTATATTTCCGCCTGTATTGCTTTTAACTTTTTCGATATCTTTAATTTCGGCGGCGTTTATGTAATCGCCGCTGAAATATTTTTTCCCGTCCGAAGACTCTGCTCCAAAATAAAAACCTTTTGGGATACCGAACATGTCGAAAGCAAAAAAACATCT
Protein-coding regions in this window:
- the bioA gene encoding adenosylmethionine--8-amino-7-oxononanoate transaminase, with protein sequence MSNANDNLKADLNAADIEKIDREFVWHPFTQMADWEKERNLLIERGEGVYLYDIHGNRYIDGVSSLWVNVHGHNNPEINSALKEQIDKIAHSTLLGLANVPSAILAEKLVEIAPKNLKKVFYSDSGSTSVEIAIKVAFQYFRQKGPKYKDKKKIIAATSAYHGDTIGSVSVGGIGLFHSIYKPLLFDTIRITYPYCYRCPYGLQYPDCALHCAKEAEKIIKVHAEQSCALIIEPMIQGASGMITMPVGYLKKIERACKDNGVLLILDEVATGFGRTGKMFAAFHENVLPDAMCMAKGITGGYLPMAATLFTQEIYDGFLGKHEDNKTFFHGHTYTGNQLASACAVKSIELFKKNDLLNKMKPVLKRFNEFLKRFHDLKHVGDIRNIGLMAGIELVKDKETKEPFAEHERIGHKVILKAREKGVIIRPLGDVIVLMPPLVIDEKTLETLCSVVYESIETVTSNK